The Xenopus laevis strain J_2021 chromosome 7S, Xenopus_laevis_v10.1, whole genome shotgun sequence genome includes a window with the following:
- the LOC121396142 gene encoding cold and drought-regulated protein CORA-like translates to MSGTKGGSGIIGGGGCGSSSGGGSGGSGTISAQCGTTGTNIPIQQCQGTSTVQQTNPCQTTNPCQQQSQGHEHHGHHGHHGGQGSHGGGGAKK, encoded by the exons ATGTCTGGAACTAAGGGTGGAAGTGGCATCATTGGTGGCGGTGGTTGTGGTTCCAGCAGTGGTGGAGGTAGTGGTGGCAGTGGAACAATATCTGCCCAATGTGGAACTACTGGCA caaATATACCAATACAACAATGCCAGGGCACAAGCACTGTCCAACAAACAA ATCCTTGCCAAACAACTAACCCCTGTCAGCAGCAAAGTCAAGGGCATGAGCACCATGGCCACCATGGACACCATGGAGGACAAGGCAGCCACGGA